In Dyadobacter subterraneus, a single genomic region encodes these proteins:
- a CDS encoding ThuA domain-containing protein: MKQYQILRLFFLLAIAGLFFQEVMAKKPSPKKIYKVLIIDGQNNHRNMADGTVMMKKYLEETGLFTVDVATTPKKGENLDNFKPDFSKYNVVLSNYNGDSWPEATNIAFEKFMKNGGGLVTVHAADNSFPNWLAYNQMIGIGGWEGRNEKSGPYLYFDESKGKIVKDTTKGVGGSHGNQHEFIVKTRDANHPIMKGLPAEWLHQKDELYDRLRGPAENVDVLATAYSPVEQKGSGRNEPMLMTLQYGKGRIFHTTLGHENYSQKCVGFITTLQRGTEWVASGKVTQAVPKDFPTATNGSARP; encoded by the coding sequence ATGAAACAATACCAAATATTACGCTTGTTTTTCTTGCTGGCTATCGCCGGCCTGTTTTTCCAGGAAGTAATGGCCAAAAAGCCATCGCCAAAGAAGATTTACAAAGTGCTGATCATTGACGGGCAGAATAATCATAGAAATATGGCTGACGGAACCGTGATGATGAAAAAGTATCTGGAAGAAACCGGTCTTTTTACGGTAGATGTAGCAACAACGCCTAAGAAAGGAGAAAATTTGGATAATTTTAAACCTGATTTTTCGAAATATAATGTGGTTTTATCAAATTATAATGGAGATTCCTGGCCGGAAGCTACCAATATTGCATTTGAAAAATTTATGAAAAATGGCGGCGGACTTGTGACGGTGCATGCAGCTGACAATTCTTTTCCTAACTGGCTGGCTTATAACCAAATGATTGGAATAGGTGGATGGGAGGGGCGTAATGAAAAATCCGGTCCTTATCTGTATTTTGATGAATCGAAAGGTAAAATTGTAAAAGATACTACAAAAGGAGTTGGTGGAAGTCATGGCAATCAACATGAATTTATCGTCAAAACAAGAGATGCCAATCATCCGATCATGAAAGGTTTACCAGCAGAATGGCTGCACCAGAAAGATGAACTTTATGACCGGTTGAGAGGACCGGCAGAAAACGTTGACGTGTTGGCTACGGCATACAGCCCGGTTGAACAAAAAGGATCAGGGCGTAATGAACCTATGCTGATGACTTTACAATACGGAAAAGGAAGAATTTTCCATACAACGCTTGGACATGAGAATTACTCCCAGAAATGTGTAGGATTTATTACAACATTACAAAGAGGAACAGAATGGGTTGCGTCAGGAAAAGTTACACAAGCAGTTCCAAAAGATTTTCCAACGGCAACAAATGGCAGCGCCAGACCCTAA
- a CDS encoding c-type cytochrome, whose amino-acid sequence MYTKKQWSRLPITLAVLIAVGVFCGVLLSNRSAKHRPPGSKVDKLKLADGFVAEHLYSPSEEMNGSWVSMTFDNKGRMITSDQYGGLFRLELPAIGSTEKVKVEKLLIEGDTAKVAMGFAHGLLYAFNSLYVMINNRESAKFPKGSGLYRLQDTDNNDRYDKITLLKPLVGEGEHGPHSIVLSPDKKSLYVVAGNFTDLPKMDSYRLMPNWKNDNLFPWIKDPRGHANDRNAPGGWVAHTDPEGKNWELMAAGFRNSYDITFNEAGDLFIYDSDMEWDFGTPWYRPTRVCHVTSGAEYGWRTGSANWSPTFADNLPPIMNIGQGSPTNLIYLKDARFPAKYKSTLLAFDWSFGIMHGLHLKPNGSTYSAEHEEFLSGAPLPLTDGAIGPDGALYFLTGGRRLESDLYRVYYKDYKNIPAGANAVQVTITPEHKQRTDIEQYHTKQDPKAIDAAWPLLKSPDRFLRYAARIAIEHQPVAQWQAKALAEKDPQSLIYASLALAREGDASVRTQLLKAMMGIDLKKLTDSQKQDLLRTFEVAFYRMGQPDAAQKAQLIAYLGPNYPSANAGLNRFYAKLLVFLEDPKVVDQTLGLIAKNEVFDDKDNAMATASADLILRNPQYGLDLAGLLEKMPPAQQMFYAILLSSAKTGWTPASREKYFKWYEKAFSYQGGRSYIGFIDKARQMALQNVPKDKYAYYNKLSGADLLTTNGNDLANLYNPKGPGRGWKVDQAVALVQDSLQHRDFERGKLIFSAVLCSRCHMIQGEGADVGPDLTQLGTRFSPKDMLEAIIEPNNAISDQFASIAYELKSGESVVGRQLNEDANFYYIAQNPFDSKTIRKISKKEVKSSKISPVSIMLPGLINGLNPDELRDLVAYLMSGGNKNNPIYLESSGAAKKTGK is encoded by the coding sequence ATGTACACAAAAAAACAATGGTCCAGACTTCCAATAACACTTGCGGTGCTTATTGCCGTGGGTGTCTTTTGCGGGGTTTTATTAAGCAACCGGTCTGCCAAACACAGGCCGCCTGGCTCCAAAGTAGATAAACTGAAACTTGCCGATGGATTTGTTGCAGAGCATTTATATAGCCCATCGGAAGAAATGAACGGATCATGGGTTTCCATGACTTTTGATAACAAGGGAAGAATGATCACGAGTGATCAGTACGGCGGACTTTTCCGTCTTGAACTTCCGGCAATTGGATCAACTGAAAAAGTTAAAGTTGAAAAATTGCTTATTGAAGGAGACACAGCGAAAGTTGCAATGGGTTTTGCCCATGGTTTGCTTTATGCTTTCAACAGCCTTTATGTAATGATCAACAACCGTGAAAGCGCAAAATTTCCAAAAGGAAGTGGCCTATACCGTTTGCAGGATACTGACAACAATGATAGGTACGATAAAATCACTTTGCTGAAACCACTGGTTGGAGAAGGCGAACACGGACCGCACAGTATCGTTTTATCCCCTGATAAAAAATCACTTTATGTAGTGGCCGGTAACTTCACTGATTTGCCAAAAATGGATTCGTACCGTTTGATGCCAAACTGGAAAAACGATAACCTTTTCCCATGGATCAAAGATCCGCGCGGTCATGCAAACGATCGTAACGCACCAGGCGGCTGGGTAGCACATACAGATCCCGAAGGAAAAAACTGGGAATTGATGGCTGCCGGTTTCCGTAACTCTTATGACATTACTTTTAACGAAGCCGGAGATTTGTTCATCTACGATTCAGATATGGAATGGGATTTCGGTACACCATGGTATCGCCCGACCCGCGTTTGTCATGTAACAAGTGGCGCTGAATATGGATGGAGAACGGGATCAGCAAACTGGTCGCCAACATTTGCTGATAACCTTCCACCGATCATGAACATCGGACAAGGTTCGCCAACAAACCTGATTTACCTTAAAGACGCACGTTTTCCTGCAAAGTATAAAAGCACACTTCTGGCGTTCGACTGGAGTTTTGGTATCATGCACGGTTTGCACCTGAAACCAAATGGCTCTACTTACTCAGCAGAACATGAAGAATTTCTTTCAGGCGCGCCGCTTCCCCTTACTGATGGAGCTATCGGTCCTGACGGTGCTTTGTATTTCCTTACTGGTGGCCGTCGTCTTGAATCTGATTTGTACCGTGTATATTACAAGGATTACAAAAACATTCCTGCGGGAGCAAATGCTGTGCAGGTGACGATCACGCCCGAGCACAAACAACGTACGGATATTGAACAGTACCACACAAAACAAGATCCAAAAGCAATTGATGCAGCATGGCCATTATTGAAAAGCCCGGATCGTTTCTTACGTTATGCAGCGCGTATCGCGATCGAGCACCAACCGGTAGCACAGTGGCAGGCAAAAGCATTAGCTGAAAAAGATCCTCAGTCGCTTATTTATGCTTCACTTGCATTGGCCCGTGAAGGAGACGCTTCGGTAAGAACTCAGCTTTTAAAAGCAATGATGGGTATTGATTTGAAAAAATTGACAGATAGTCAAAAACAAGATTTGCTAAGAACTTTCGAAGTTGCTTTTTACAGAATGGGACAACCTGATGCTGCTCAAAAAGCACAGCTTATCGCATATCTTGGACCAAACTATCCATCAGCAAATGCAGGACTTAATCGTTTCTACGCCAAACTTCTTGTATTCCTTGAAGATCCAAAGGTTGTTGATCAGACACTTGGCCTGATTGCTAAAAATGAAGTTTTCGATGACAAAGACAATGCGATGGCAACTGCCTCAGCGGATCTTATTCTTCGTAACCCTCAATATGGCTTGGATCTTGCCGGATTGTTGGAAAAAATGCCGCCAGCTCAGCAAATGTTCTATGCTATTTTGCTCAGCAGCGCAAAAACGGGATGGACACCAGCTTCAAGAGAAAAATATTTCAAATGGTATGAAAAAGCATTCAGCTATCAGGGTGGTCGCAGCTACATTGGTTTTATTGACAAAGCACGTCAAATGGCTTTGCAAAATGTACCAAAAGACAAATATGCTTATTACAACAAATTGTCTGGTGCAGATTTGTTGACAACCAACGGAAATGATCTTGCCAATTTGTACAATCCAAAAGGACCTGGACGTGGCTGGAAAGTTGATCAGGCGGTTGCGCTTGTTCAGGATAGTTTACAACATCGTGACTTTGAGCGTGGAAAATTAATTTTCTCTGCTGTATTATGTAGCCGCTGCCACATGATCCAGGGTGAAGGCGCCGATGTTGGTCCGGACTTGACGCAACTCGGAACTCGTTTCTCTCCAAAGGATATGCTTGAAGCGATCATTGAACCGAACAACGCTATCTCTGATCAGTTTGCATCTATTGCCTATGAATTAAAAAGCGGAGAATCCGTTGTTGGTCGTCAGTTGAATGAAGATGCTAATTTCTATTACATCGCTCAAAATCCTTTCGACTCGAAAACGATCCGTAAAATCTCGAAAAAAGAGGTTAAGTCTTCTAAAATATCTCCGGTTTCTATCATGTTGCCAGGATTAATTAACGGACTGAACCCTGATGAACTTAGAGATCTGGTTGCTTACCTGATGTCGGGTGGAAACAAAAACAACCCGATTTATCTTGAATCATCAGGTGCTGCAAAGAAGACAGGTAAATAA
- a CDS encoding RagB/SusD family nutrient uptake outer membrane protein, which produces MRKKLIITCLASTLAFTSCQDKFLTVLPETTLSSDVYYKTQADFEFAVNATYAPLRTIFNDRAWKLGELHSDNAYYARNPLYGAVDATENIADFAVPTANGVTANDNVLQQWRQDYLIIARANQILVLIDGVDFDATAKANLKGQALFLRAFAYFELARYFGSVPLHLIPVTTRQEAALPLSKVEDIYAQIEKDAKEASTSLLSKSKQEAGRVTSGTAKTLLANLYIVQKKWADAATLMADVVKSGEYSLMPNYDDAFSGTSDNKNNAESVFEVQYMEGAAGYNGNLIYQIMPSPITAEELFPITGTNNTQATSQESNDIPTPDIIAAFETGDKRKDVNIGYVTLSQSARANKVFPYVKKFARKHTQQGNTGQNFPVYRYAEVLLFLAESLNESGKSADAIPYLNQVRARAGLAGTTASSQADLREAIFKERRVELAFENKRWFDIVRTGRIQEIIVPYGARVKANPDAYYFPAGSVPPGNAFTVLDQYYGLPAVESALSPNF; this is translated from the coding sequence ATGAGAAAAAAACTAATCATAACTTGCCTTGCCAGTACGCTGGCATTCACAAGCTGCCAGGATAAATTCCTGACTGTTTTACCAGAAACGACACTTAGTTCTGACGTTTACTACAAAACCCAGGCTGATTTCGAATTCGCTGTAAACGCAACTTACGCACCATTGAGAACTATTTTCAATGACCGTGCCTGGAAATTGGGAGAATTGCATTCTGATAATGCTTATTATGCACGTAATCCACTTTATGGTGCGGTGGACGCCACTGAAAACATTGCGGATTTTGCTGTCCCTACGGCGAATGGTGTCACCGCTAATGATAATGTTTTACAGCAGTGGCGGCAGGATTACTTAATCATTGCGAGAGCTAACCAAATATTGGTGCTGATCGATGGTGTAGATTTCGATGCTACTGCTAAGGCTAACCTGAAAGGACAAGCCTTGTTTTTAAGAGCTTTTGCCTACTTTGAACTGGCAAGATATTTCGGATCTGTTCCTCTTCACTTGATACCAGTAACAACGCGCCAGGAAGCAGCCTTACCGTTGTCAAAAGTGGAAGACATATATGCTCAAATCGAAAAAGATGCCAAAGAAGCCTCTACATCTTTGTTGTCAAAATCTAAACAGGAAGCTGGAAGGGTTACATCTGGTACAGCAAAAACGTTACTTGCCAACCTTTACATTGTACAGAAAAAATGGGCCGATGCAGCAACTTTGATGGCGGATGTAGTAAAAAGCGGTGAGTACTCACTAATGCCAAACTATGATGACGCATTCTCCGGAACGTCTGACAACAAAAACAATGCAGAATCTGTTTTTGAAGTGCAATATATGGAAGGCGCGGCGGGATATAACGGTAACCTGATTTATCAGATCATGCCATCACCAATCACAGCAGAAGAATTGTTCCCGATTACAGGAACCAATAATACGCAGGCTACTTCCCAGGAAAGTAATGATATCCCAACTCCGGATATCATTGCCGCCTTTGAAACAGGCGATAAGAGAAAGGATGTTAATATCGGGTATGTTACACTTAGCCAAAGTGCCAGAGCAAACAAAGTCTTCCCTTATGTCAAAAAGTTCGCCCGCAAGCATACGCAGCAAGGCAACACAGGTCAGAATTTCCCTGTTTATCGTTACGCAGAAGTGCTTCTTTTCCTTGCAGAAAGCTTGAACGAATCCGGCAAATCTGCTGATGCTATTCCATACCTGAACCAGGTACGTGCAAGAGCAGGATTAGCAGGCACAACAGCTTCTTCCCAAGCTGATCTTCGTGAAGCGATCTTCAAAGAAAGAAGAGTTGAATTGGCTTTTGAAAACAAAAGATGGTTTGATATCGTTAGAACGGGTAGGATCCAGGAAATCATTGTTCCTTATGGTGCAAGAGTAAAAGCAAATCCAGATGCTTATTATTTCCCTGCTGGTTCTGTTCCTCCGGGCAACGCGTTTACGGTTCTTGATCAATATTATGGATTACCAGCTGTGGAATCGGCGCTATCGCCTAATTTCTAA